The genomic DNA CTCTGAGCTGATTGGCCTGACGTTAACAGAAACAGAGAATCCAGAAAAGGTACTTCCAAAGGTGGTTAAAAACTTTATTTTTCGCGTTGTGTTGTTCTATACGCTGCCGATTCTCATCATTTGCGGCTTGATTCCCTGGAATCAACTGGATGCGAATACCAGCCCGTTCGTACAGGTGCTATCTTCGGCAGGACTTCAAGGCTCGGCCCATGTCATGAACTTCATTTTGATTACCGCCGTACTGTCTGCCGCCAATTCGGGGATTTATGGGGCTACACGTATGCTGCATTCGCTGGCAGTCAATGGGGAAGGTCCTAAATCGCTTGCCCGCGTATCCTCGAATGGGGTTCCGGTGAATAGTCTCAAATTGTGCGCCGTGATCCTGGTTGTCGGTTCGATGGTTGCTTATATCGCTCAGGACGGACTGTTCCGTATTCTGATGGCAGTACCGGGCTTTGTCGTTTTGCTCGTCTGGAGCTGTATTTGCCTGTCCCAGTTGAAGCTGCGCAAATCTTATCCGGTGGAGCCAAGCTTCAAAATATGGGGATTTCCTTATATCACAGCGATAACAGTCGGATGCCTGTGGGTGATTGCGTTCCTGTTCTTGCTTGATCCGCAAAATCGGATCAGTATCAGCGTATGCGTGGCTTTCATGGCGTTCCTGATCATTTGGTCTTTGGTGAAGTTCCGGGGAAAGCAGGCATAAACAGCTCATGATTCAAACGTATTTGTTTCCTGTTTCTTATGCCTTTCTTGCCTTTCCTTTTGCCGCGTTGCTGTTTACGCTGCCTTTTCTAATCGTACAATACCGCAGGCATGGTTATATCCATAAAATGAGGGCATTGCTACTTTACCTGTTGCTTTTATACTTGATGAACGCCTTCTTTTTGGTGATTCTACCGCTTCCGGCATCGCGTCATAATACGGCGTTAACCGGAGGCGCATTGCAGCTCATGCCCTTGCAGTTCATTCACGACATTATCAGGGAGACATCCGTCTCTCCCTCCCAACCCTCCAGCTATCTGCATTTGCTGAAGGAACGCGCTTTTCTCCAGGTCGTTTTTAACGTTCTTATGACTGTGCCTTTCGGTATGTTCTTACGTTATTATTTCCGTGCGCGGTGGGGATGGTGTCTGATTCTGTCCTTTGGCCTTTCCCTCTTCTTTGAGGTGACACAGCTAACAGGACTGTACGGATTTTTTGACCACGCGTATCGTGTGTTTGATGTGGACGATCTGATGGCAAATACATTGGGCGGCATGCTGGGCTTTCTTTTGGGCGAGTGGTTTTCGCGTTTCCTCCCGCGTCTGGAGCATCTGGACAAGCATTTGGACATCACAACCAAGCGGGTATCCTATACCAGACGGGGCGTAGCCTTTTTCGTCGATTCCATTATCTGGACAGGTCTGCTCGGTGTTATGGAATACCTCCGTGTGCCCGTCGCCTTCTGGGTATCCAGTGGAGTATACTTCATGCTGATACCTTACCTGACGAATGGACGAACCCCAGGTAAATGGCTGGTGCGGATACATCTTGCGGGGGCAGGAAAACGTATTTCCCTGTGGGAGCTGCTAAAGCGCTACAGCCTCTTGTACTGGTTGTATTTTGGCATTAATTACGTACTGGGTGGACCCGTACTTTGGCCTCAAGTCCCTCCATGGGCGAGTGTTCTGATCAGCCTGATGCTGTTGGTCATCAACGGATGGTTCTTTTTTCATCTGGTTATACGCCTGTTCAGAAAGGGGCCGTTATTTTATGAGGAGCTTAGCCATACTACCCACCGAATTACATGGCCCAATCGACTTCGCCCCCCTCAGTCTGACACCACTGACCCTACTGATGGGTCGGAAAGTTAAATTTTATTGCACCCAAGCAGCACAAAAACAGGCGAAGCAAAGGATTGTTCCTTTGTTCGCCTGTTTTTTCTATATTGCGTATAGATGATAACTCGTTTCTTTTATTTCCACTGTGCAACTTGGTCAATCGGCAGACGAGTGGATGGATGGCCTTCATTGATACCTTTACCCATGGAAATGAGCATGACCGGTACATAACGATCTTTTTCAAGACCAAAGGCTTCAGCGATTCTGCTCTTGTCATAGCCACCGATTGCATTGGTGTCATAACCGTGAGCGCGTGCTACCAGCATGAGCTGCATGGATACCAGACCACCGTCGATCAGAACGGTTTCTTTGTTTATAACAGGATCAAGCGCTGCAAAATGGGCTGCCACTTTCTCCTGCTGCATTTCTTTAATATCTTTTGGCATATAGCCCAATTCTACAGCTTCTCCGAAAATTTGCTCGAAATTATCAAAGTTGTTCAAATCTCCGAACACGGCAATCACTGCCGAAGATGTCTCGACTTGGCGTTGATTAAAGCTGGCGAGCGGTGCCAAGGTTGCTTTACCTTCCGGGCTGTCAATCACAAGAAAGCGCCAAGGTTGCAGGTTAATGGACGATGGAGCGCGTGTCGCTTCAGTCAAAATCTCTGTCATTTCTTCGCGGCTAATTTTTACGGACGGATCGTATACTTTTACAGAACGTCGGCCCAATGCAATTTCTTTAAAATCATTTGTTTTGACAATATTGGATGTGTTCGTATTACTCATTCAAATCTCTCCCACTATAAATTAATATTTTCTCATGTTTTCTCACTCGTTCTTCGGTTTTCAGCCATTGACATATCGAGCACTGGAGAAGTCATGTAAGGATGTCATTATTTTCTGGAAGAGCCGGTGGCAGGAATAGAGGTTGGGACATTTTTCCCAATCTATGGATCAACTTCTATGATCGAACCTGGGATATCCACTCCTGACTCTTGACGGCTTACCCTCCCATGTCACGCGGGGTCTTTGCCCTTATGAAAATGGTAAAGTATTGGTGCAGTGCCTTAAACTCCGCATTCTTCGCCACCATGGGCATCACGGCCCGAAACAGTAGCGCTTTTAGCCTTGCGCGTCCTCGTTTGGTTATACTGGATTTTCCTTTTTTCTTCCCCGAGCTGTTCTCTTTGAGATTCAGTCCGGCCAGCCGTATAGTCTTCTTCTGACATTAGCGATCAGATAATAATTTTCCTCCGAAACCAATGTTTTCACTTTCGCTTTCCTTAATCAAAACAATAAAAGCCGACTCGGGTACATTCATTATGGTTGAAGCTGATGTGGTAAGTTCAGTGACCAACGATCTTTTTTGTTCTTTATTTAATTTGCCTGCTTCAATAGTAATTACTGGCATGTAAATTCCTCCTTGTTTCCCCTATGGGTATAATGTAATTGGGGTCAGTCCATATCGGACATATGACCATTCATAACTTGCAGCATATCGGCTAGCTGGTGCCGCTGGGTCTCGTCGAAGCTTTGGAGCAGCCGATCCACAAACTGTGAGCGTTCCTGTTTAAAAGTAACAATGCGCTCCCGCCCATAATCGGTCAGGCTAACCAGCGTAACTCTGTTGTCCTCCGGCTTGGTTCGTCGTGTGACCATCGCTATCGCTTCAAGCTGCTTCAAATGGCGGGTTACGGCTGCACCGTCGATGCCAACCTCTTTTTGCAGCAAGGTCTGGCTGATCTCATCCACCTGATACAACTTGCACAACAGCTGTAATCTGGATGCGCTGATTCCTGCACAACGCTCAAACTTGGAGCTAATCTGCTTGTTCAACAGCAACAGCGCTTCAAAAATATAGTCAGCCTCGGGTGATGTTTGGGTGATAGCAATCTCTCCTCCCTTAAGCCAGGTCACTGGGCATGACAATTCAACCTTTGATCCATCAATCATTGAGCTATCAAGTAATATACATCCTCCTTGAAAATAAATCAAGTCCCTGTGAAAAATAAAGTGACTCTTATCAAATAAAAGCTGAGCAACCCCGCAAGGGACTACTCAGCTTCTTCTTATATAACTTACTTATGTGATAGCTCATACAACACTCATACGATAGCAGATCAGGAGAGCCATACAGACAACGCTGTACAGGTTTTCTTGCCCTCTCCAGCCTGTTTGTAGTATCCCCGGTTAAATGATCCCGTGAGACAGCATAGCGTCAGCCACACGGACAAATCCGGCAATGTTCGCCCCTACAACCAGATTCCCAGGCACGCCGTATTCCTCAGCCGCCTTCACACTGTTCGCATAGATATTCTTCATAATATCATGCAGCTTGGTGTCCACTTCCTCAAAGGTCCATGACAGGCGCATGCTATTCTGTGACATTTCGAGCGCAGAAACCGCAACTCCGCCTGCATTGGCCGCTTTGGCTGGTCCAAACAGAACCCCATTGTCCAAAAATACTTCAATAGCCTGCAGCGTAGATGGCATATTCGCACCTTCACCCACAGCTTTTACGCCATTGCTTACCAGCAATTGTGCTGCTTGTTCGTCAATTTCGTTCTGTGTGGCACATGGTAGTGCGATATCGCATGGAATTGACCAGATACCGGAACAGCCCTCTGTATATATTGCGCCTGGACGCTCTTTGGTATACTCGCTAATGCGCAGACGATTTACTTCTTTAAGCTGCTTCACCAAATTCAGATCAATGCCGTCCGGATCATAGATGTAGCCATTCGAGTCACTACAGGCAACGACTGTAGCGCCAAGCTGCTGTGCTTTTTCAATCGCATAAATGGATACATTCCCCGAACCCGACACGACCACACGTTTACCCTCAAAGGATAAGCCTTGCGCATACAGCATTTCATTTACAAAATACACGCAACCATATCCAGTCGCTTCTGTACGTGTAAGACTGCCTCCGTAATGAATTCCTTTACCTGTGAGGACGCCACCTTCATGTCCCCCGCGAATCCGTTTGTACTGCCCGAACATGTAGCCAATCTCACGCCCGCCTACACCAATATCCCCTGCCGGAACGTCGGTATCCGGGCCAATATATTTATACAGCTCAGTCATAAAGCTTTGTGTAAAGCGCATAACTTCGTTATCTGACTTCCCTTTGGGATCAAAATCGGAGCCGCCTTTGCCGCCGCCAATTGGAAGACCTGTCAGCGCATTTTTGAAAATTTGCTCAAAGCCCAAAAATTTGACAATTCCCAGATACACCGACGGATGAAAACGGATTCCGCCTTTATAAGGACCGATGGCACTATTAAATTGCACCCGGAAGCCACGATTGACCTGTACGTTCCCTGCGTCGTCTACCCAAGGCACACGGAAGGTAATGACCCGTTCTGGCTCCACAAGCCGTTCCAAAAGCCCCTGCTGCATATACTTGGGATGCTTGGCCAGTACCGGAACCAGAGAATCCAATATTTCCTTGACGGCTTGATGAAATTCATTCTCATGAGGATTGCGCGCGATAACCTTCTCAAAAACGGACTGCACATATTCGGCTGCTGCCTGTTGACTCTGCTCTGAACGGATAATGGTCACTTTTCTAAAACACTCCTTTATATTTGACTCCTTCTACCAGAGAACGGAACGGATTCATTCCGAATTCTTGAGAGTAGGGTTTTATGTATTCATAAAATTTAGTTAACTATACATGATTTTTTATAAAAATACATCTAATTTGCTCATAAAAAAATTTTGGCCCCTTCATCAAATATCTCTATGAATCTATCATTCCTTGTCATATTACCAAGCCGAAATTCCTTGTTATACGGGGATTTTCACGATGAAACGAGGTATTTATACCTTACTCCACATGGTACAATAATGTGAACAGAATGAAATTTACATCTATAATCCAGAATGACGTTACATGGCTAGTTTATCCAAAAGTATGAAAATGATTAAAAAGAAGGCTACACACGGAGCATAGCCTTCTTGGGGTTCAATCGTATCATGATGTCCTGGCACCCGTTCTTAGCGTGATTGTCTTCTATACATAGAAGGCTTCAAGCTGACGCACAATTTCCGCCTCGTCATGCTCTACCACCTGCTGGTGCTGCGATTTAGAGAACAATTGCTCAATCTGCACCGGGAACTCCTGCTTAATGTCCACCAGACGGATCGCTTCATCGAATTTGGCAGGGTGCGCTGTTGCAAAGGTCACACATACTTCTCCATCGCCATTATACTCTTCATACGCGGCGATACCGCAAGCCGTATGCGGGTCCAGCAAATAGTCATATTCGGCTTTGTATTTGCTAATCAGTTCCAGACACTTTTCATTCGAAGCGCCAAGGGCTTCAAAATCCTGCTGTACCCGTTTCAAAGCCTCTGCACTGATCACAATCCGTCCCTCGGTTTTGAGAGTGTTCATGTATTCAGATACCTTCGCTGCATCTTCTCCAAGGAAGTAGTACAGATATCTTTCGAAATTGCTCGCCACCTGAATGTCCATGGAAGGACTATACGTGCTTTTGAAGCCGCCTGGTTTGTATTCACCTGTCTTCACGAAGCGCTCCAAAATATTATTTTCATTCGTCGCAATGATCAGCTTATGAATCGGCAAGCCCATTTTCTTCGCAAGAAAGCCGGAAAAGATGTTGCCAAAGTTACCAGATGGCACGCTGATATTAATCTTCTTCGTACCCGCAGTCTCCTGTGCCCGGAAATAAGCATAGAAGTAATATACAGTTTGCGCCAAAATACGCACAAAGTTAATCGAGTTAATCGCCCGCAGATGATGCTTGCCTTTGAAATCCAGATCGGCAAACAGGTCCTTAATGACCTTCTGACAATCGTCAAAGTTCCCTTTTACGGACAGGTTCAGTACATTTTTATCGTCAACGGTCGTCATTTGCAGCTCTTGTACCTTGCTCACCTTTTGGTGTGGGTGCAAAATACAGATTTTAATGCCTTCCTTGCCACGCACGCCCTGAATCGCTGCCGCCCCGGTATCGCCCGAGGTCGCACCCAAAATATGAATGATCTCATTCTGCTTCTTGGACACGTAGGAATAAAATTCACCCATAAATTGCAGCGCCACATCCTTGAACGCAAACGTCGGTCCGTGGAACAGCTCCAAAATATAGAGGGAATCGTTGATCTTCTTCACTGGCGTGACTTCCGGGTGACGGAAGCTCGCATAACTGCGCTCCACCAGTCCCTCCAAATCTTCACGAGGAATTTCATCATTGATATACAGCGCAAAAACTTCCAGCAGCAGCTCTCTGTAGTTCAATGTAGCCCATTGCTCCAGCGTAGCTGCCGACACGGTCGGAATCTGCTCCGGTACCATCAGACCCCCATCGTCAGCTAACCCCATGAGCACGGTATCAATAAATCCCTTGGCTTCTACTCGACCTCTAGTGCTTATATATCTCATATCCATCCCCCAATAAAAATTCAATTCGAAAACCTATTTTCGAATATATTATTGTCTATAATACCCTGTCGCGGTGCTGTAACCAAGCCTTTTTTTCATATTTTAAATACTTTCTCCTACTTTACCATACCCCGATGCATCAGGCATCTGTAATACGCAGGCAAATCGAACGTCAGAATCAGACAGTGAGTCTGGAAAGGAGCCGGCTGCTCCCGTAATTATGACCCTGAAATGGAGAGTGCAGCCAGCTTGAGCGAAGGTGAGGTACAGCTTCCCGTAAAACGCAAATCGTTGCCAACCTCTTCAATCTGCTGCAACACGTCAAAGAAATTACCGGACACCGTAATCTGATTGACTGCTCTGACCACCTGCCCCTGTTCAATCCAGTATCCCAGACAAGCCAGCGAAAAATTACCGGACGCTGTATTCGTACCTGCATGCAGTCCTTGCAGCTCGACGATCATCAAGCCGCGATCCGTCTTGCGAATCATGTCCTCCAAAGTAGAAGAACCGGGAGCCACATACAGATTATGATAAGACACACCGATTTTACCGTTATAGCTTCCCTTGGAAGCATTAGAGGTACTCTGCACCCCAGCCTTGCGGGCCGTCTTGCGATTATGGAAATACGTCCGTAGTTCGCCGTCCTTGATGATCTCATTACGATGCGTTGCGCTGCCTTCGGCATCAAACGTACTGCCTGCGGGAACGTTCTCCATCAGCGGATCATCGACCAGTGTGACATTGGCGTTTGCCACCTTCTGACCCAATTTTCCAACCAACCGCGAAAAGCCTTTATCTACCGACTCTGCTGAAAATACCGACGTATACGCAGCCAGCAATTGCGCTGCTGCATCATGACGGAAAATGACCGGATAGTTATCCGATTGAATCGTGTGAGCACCCAGCTTGGAAACAGCCTCTTTTACGGCTTTATGCGCCACATCTGCAATATTGATTTCTTCCACACTCCGCAGGGAATAATCATGCCAGCCCCCGGTAACCGTCTCGTCATTTTCTTGGGCAATCACGTAGACATAAGCGGTCGCCAGACTTTTGCGGCGATGACAGTGCAGCCCCTTCGTGTTCACAATCAGAACTTCATTTTCACGAATGCTGACCGAGCAGTGTCGAGCCATTACAATCCGTGGATCTGCGGCAAGCGCTGTACGCTCCATCTCCATTGCAGCCTCAATGAGAATTTCAGGAGCCGTGTCAGCTAACGCGGCGGCATGGGCAGGCTGCTCAGGGTAGCTTGCAGAGCCTTCAAACAGTTCATCCTGTTCCTCGCTCTCCAATATGTCCGCGTTGCTGCGAGCTTCCTCCAATAAAAAGTCGATCACGTCCGGCTCCAGCTTCTCCGTAGAGGCATAGCCCATTTTCCCGTCAATGACACCCCGGAAGGAAAGTCCACCGTTCTCGACGATGGTATATTGATCAATTTCTCCCTTCAGTACCTTTACCGAGGTAGAACGTCCATTTACATAGTAGATTTCCATATCCGCGTAGCCGATTTCCCGACCTTTTGTGAACAGCGCTTCTTGAAATTGCTGAATATTCATCGCCTATTCCCCCTTCCGTCCGCCGACGGTCATTTCGGACACTCGAATCGTCGGCTGTCCGCAGTTGACCGGAAGACTTCCGCTGACCGAGCCGCACATCCCCTGACCATGATCCAGATTGTTGCCGACCATATCAATATTTTGCAGTGTTTCAATCCCTTTTCCGATCAGTGTTGCACCTTTGACCGGCTCGGCAATTTTACCGTTACGAATCATGTACGCCTCTTCAACCGCAAAATTAAACTCGCTCGTCGAGGTATTCACCGAACCGCCGCCCAGCGATTTGGCATAGATCCCGTACTCCGTATTCGCAATGATCTCTTCACGGGTCGAATCTCCGTTCGCAATAAACGTATTGTTCATACGGGAAGCAGGCGCGAATTTATAGGATTGTCTTCGTCCTGACCCCGTCGCAGGCACACCCATCTGGCGCGAGCCCATGCGGTCGATCAGATATCCTTTTAAAATGCCGTTCTCGATCAGTACGTTGCGCTGTGTCGGCGCTCCTTCATCATCTATATTGAGCGAGCCCCACGCGTTCTGAATGGTTCCATCATCCACAGCCGTGACGAGCGGTGAAGCCACCTGCTGCCCGATCTTATTCGCAAACACGGACGTTCCATGCGCCACCGCCGTAGATTCCAGCCCATGACCACACGCCTCGTGGAAAAGAACCCCGCCGAAGCCGTTCTCAATCACGACGGGCAGTCTGCCGCTAGGCGCGTATCCCGCTGTTACCATTGTGGTCGCAATACGGGCCGCGTCTCTCGCATTTTCTTCGATATTCAGGCTCTCCAGGAATTCAGTCCCCGCATACGCCCCCGGCCCGCGGAAACCGGATTGTCTATGCTCCCCTGCGGTCGCAATC from Paenibacillus sp. FSL R10-2782 includes the following:
- a CDS encoding TldD/PmbA family protein, whose product is MNIQQFQEALFTKGREIGYADMEIYYVNGRSTSVKVLKGEIDQYTIVENGGLSFRGVIDGKMGYASTEKLEPDVIDFLLEEARSNADILESEEQDELFEGSASYPEQPAHAAALADTAPEILIEAAMEMERTALAADPRIVMARHCSVSIRENEVLIVNTKGLHCHRRKSLATAYVYVIAQENDETVTGGWHDYSLRSVEEINIADVAHKAVKEAVSKLGAHTIQSDNYPVIFRHDAAAQLLAAYTSVFSAESVDKGFSRLVGKLGQKVANANVTLVDDPLMENVPAGSTFDAEGSATHRNEIIKDGELRTYFHNRKTARKAGVQSTSNASKGSYNGKIGVSYHNLYVAPGSSTLEDMIRKTDRGLMIVELQGLHAGTNTASGNFSLACLGYWIEQGQVVRAVNQITVSGNFFDVLQQIEEVGNDLRFTGSCTSPSLKLAALSISGS
- the thrC gene encoding threonine synthase: MRYISTRGRVEAKGFIDTVLMGLADDGGLMVPEQIPTVSAATLEQWATLNYRELLLEVFALYINDEIPREDLEGLVERSYASFRHPEVTPVKKINDSLYILELFHGPTFAFKDVALQFMGEFYSYVSKKQNEIIHILGATSGDTGAAAIQGVRGKEGIKICILHPHQKVSKVQELQMTTVDDKNVLNLSVKGNFDDCQKVIKDLFADLDFKGKHHLRAINSINFVRILAQTVYYFYAYFRAQETAGTKKINISVPSGNFGNIFSGFLAKKMGLPIHKLIIATNENNILERFVKTGEYKPGGFKSTYSPSMDIQVASNFERYLYYFLGEDAAKVSEYMNTLKTEGRIVISAEALKRVQQDFEALGASNEKCLELISKYKAEYDYLLDPHTACGIAAYEEYNGDGEVCVTFATAHPAKFDEAIRLVDIKQEFPVQIEQLFSKSQHQQVVEHDEAEIVRQLEAFYV
- the gdhA gene encoding NADP-specific glutamate dehydrogenase, with the protein product MTIIRSEQSQQAAAEYVQSVFEKVIARNPHENEFHQAVKEILDSLVPVLAKHPKYMQQGLLERLVEPERVITFRVPWVDDAGNVQVNRGFRVQFNSAIGPYKGGIRFHPSVYLGIVKFLGFEQIFKNALTGLPIGGGKGGSDFDPKGKSDNEVMRFTQSFMTELYKYIGPDTDVPAGDIGVGGREIGYMFGQYKRIRGGHEGGVLTGKGIHYGGSLTRTEATGYGCVYFVNEMLYAQGLSFEGKRVVVSGSGNVSIYAIEKAQQLGATVVACSDSNGYIYDPDGIDLNLVKQLKEVNRLRISEYTKERPGAIYTEGCSGIWSIPCDIALPCATQNEIDEQAAQLLVSNGVKAVGEGANMPSTLQAIEVFLDNGVLFGPAKAANAGGVAVSALEMSQNSMRLSWTFEEVDTKLHDIMKNIYANSVKAAEEYGVPGNLVVGANIAGFVRVADAMLSHGII
- a CDS encoding nitroreductase family protein, with the translated sequence MSNTNTSNIVKTNDFKEIALGRRSVKVYDPSVKISREEMTEILTEATRAPSSINLQPWRFLVIDSPEGKATLAPLASFNQRQVETSSAVIAVFGDLNNFDNFEQIFGEAVELGYMPKDIKEMQQEKVAAHFAALDPVINKETVLIDGGLVSMQLMLVARAHGYDTNAIGGYDKSRIAEAFGLEKDRYVPVMLISMGKGINEGHPSTRLPIDQVAQWK
- a CDS encoding TldD/PmbA family protein, encoding MIHPTQIQDMLQAALETGGDFAEVFVEDRTNGQLGMTGGVVDTALSGRDFGIGIRIMKEHFSVYAYTSDMSEQSLIRLAKSAAKAIRGGGAPGTQPITLHPHTISNHHPISIIPDGSQKRAKIDMMRRAHEAASQYDPSITQTSIGISNSIQNVLIANSNGLLVEDTRTYTRMRISAIATAGEHRQSGFRGPGAYAGTEFLESLNIEENARDAARIATTMVTAGYAPSGRLPVVIENGFGGVLFHEACGHGLESTAVAHGTSVFANKIGQQVASPLVTAVDDGTIQNAWGSLNIDDEGAPTQRNVLIENGILKGYLIDRMGSRQMGVPATGSGRRQSYKFAPASRMNNTFIANGDSTREEIIANTEYGIYAKSLGGGSVNTSTSEFNFAVEEAYMIRNGKIAEPVKGATLIGKGIETLQNIDMVGNNLDHGQGMCGSVSGSLPVNCGQPTIRVSEMTVGGRKGE
- the dmpI gene encoding 4-oxalocrotonate tautomerase DmpI codes for the protein MPVITIEAGKLNKEQKRSLVTELTTSASTIMNVPESAFIVLIKESESENIGFGGKLLSDR
- a CDS encoding amino acid permease, which produces MKSNEATLHKKLLPRHITFMAMGGVIGTGIFKGSTETISLAGPGVILSYVFAGLLLLVVMGAIAEMATVYPNMNMKDFIRKAFGERLSFIIGWLYCFMWLAVCIIEVIAAGSFLQYWLPGVPLWVLSLASAAFIIVVNMLSVGGFGELEFWLAGIKIAMIIIFIALGGCILFGIIPTETPPYLSNYLQHGGFLPNGWLAIFSALLVVTFSYGGSELIGLTLTETENPEKVLPKVVKNFIFRVVLFYTLPILIICGLIPWNQLDANTSPFVQVLSSAGLQGSAHVMNFILITAVLSAANSGIYGATRMLHSLAVNGEGPKSLARVSSNGVPVNSLKLCAVILVVGSMVAYIAQDGLFRILMAVPGFVVLLVWSCICLSQLKLRKSYPVEPSFKIWGFPYITAITVGCLWVIAFLFLLDPQNRISISVCVAFMAFLIIWSLVKFRGKQA
- a CDS encoding MarR family transcriptional regulator — translated: MIDGSKVELSCPVTWLKGGEIAITQTSPEADYIFEALLLLNKQISSKFERCAGISASRLQLLCKLYQVDEISQTLLQKEVGIDGAAVTRHLKQLEAIAMVTRRTKPEDNRVTLVSLTDYGRERIVTFKQERSQFVDRLLQSFDETQRHQLADMLQVMNGHMSDMD
- a CDS encoding VanZ family protein, encoding MIQTYLFPVSYAFLAFPFAALLFTLPFLIVQYRRHGYIHKMRALLLYLLLLYLMNAFFLVILPLPASRHNTALTGGALQLMPLQFIHDIIRETSVSPSQPSSYLHLLKERAFLQVVFNVLMTVPFGMFLRYYFRARWGWCLILSFGLSLFFEVTQLTGLYGFFDHAYRVFDVDDLMANTLGGMLGFLLGEWFSRFLPRLEHLDKHLDITTKRVSYTRRGVAFFVDSIIWTGLLGVMEYLRVPVAFWVSSGVYFMLIPYLTNGRTPGKWLVRIHLAGAGKRISLWELLKRYSLLYWLYFGINYVLGGPVLWPQVPPWASVLISLMLLVINGWFFFHLVIRLFRKGPLFYEELSHTTHRITWPNRLRPPQSDTTDPTDGSES